CTCCCCCCTACGCTGCCACGGGCGGCACATCCCCAGGAAGCTCACGAGCGCCAATATGGCGCAGGAGAGCTGTACGAGGGCCATCGGCAGGGCCGTCCGCTCGCCCGCGATGCCCACCAGCGGCGAGGCCACCGAGCCGAGCAGGAAGGTGGAGGTGCCCAGCAGCGCGGAGGCGGAGCCGGCCGCATGCGGGGTGCGCAGCAGCGCGAGGGTGTTGGTGCTCGGCATGACCAGGCCCATCGCCGACATGAGGACGAAGAGGCCGGCCGCCACCGGGACCAGGCCGGGGCGGCCGAGGACGCCGGAGGACATCACCAGCAGCCCGGCGGCGGCGAGCGCGATCACGGCCAGTCCGGTGCCGAGCACCTTGTCGAGGCTGACCCGGCCGACCAGGACCTTGCCGTTGAACTGGCCGACGCACACCAGGCCGACCGAGTTGAGGCCGAAGAGCAGGCTGAAGGTCTGCGGGGAGGCGCCGTAGATCTCCTGGATGACGAACGGCGAGGCGGAGATGTAGGCGAAGAGGGCGGCGAAGGCGAAGGCGCCGACGAGGAGGTAGCCGGAGAAGGCGCGGTCGGCGAGCAGATCGCGCATGGTGCGCAGGGCCTGGCCGAGGCCGCCGGGGTGGCGGCGGGCGGGCGGCAGGGTCTCGTCGAGCCGGCGCCACACCAGGAGGGTGAGCGCGATCCCGACGGCGGTGAGGACGACGAACACGCCGCGCCAGTCGGTGATCCGGAGGATCTGGCCGCCGATGAGCGGGGCGACCACCGGCGCCGCTCCGGAGATCAGCATCAGGGTGGAGAAGAACCGGGCCATCGCCACGCCGTCGTACAGATCGCGGACCACCGCCCGGGCGATGACGATCCCGGCGGAGCCCGCCAGGCCCTGCAACAGGCGGCAGCCGATGAGGAGTTCGGCGGTGGGGGCGAACGCGCACAGCGCGGTCGCCAGGATGTAGACCACCATGCCGGCCAGCAGCGGCCGGCGGCGGCCCCACTTGTCGCTCATCGGGCCGACGATCATCTGGCCCAGCGCCATGCCCGCCAGGCAGGTCGTCAAGGTGAGCTGGACCGTGGCGGCCGGGCTGTGCAAAGCGGCGGTGACCTGCGGCAGGGCCGGCAGATACATGTCCATGGAGAGCGGCGGTACCGCCGTGAGGCCGCCGAGGACGAGGGTGACGAGGAGGCCGGTGCGGCGGGACGCGGGCAGCGGGACCGGTGCGCCCGGCGCTGCCGGCGCGCCCCGCTCGGCTATGGCGGGTAGGTCCGCGGAATCGGCCGCGCCGGGCTCCGTCATCGGTGTCTCCATGGGTCGTCGAGGGCGGCACCATGGTGTCATGCACAAGGCGGCTCCCGGCAGGTTCCGGACCGGTCCCTTGGACGGAAACCGGACGGGCCTTGGTCCTAGGACCAAGGCCCCGGCCGGCCCGGTCAGGCGGGCTTCAGCCCGGGATCGCCCGCCTCGGAGACGAAGGAGGCGGCGGTGCGCACCGGCGCTCCGGGGGTGGTGACGGCGGACACCGTGCGGTAGTCGCCGCGGGCGGTGTCCTGGCCGAGGGTGACGGTGACATAGCCGCGCCGGCCGTTGTAGAACTTCATGTGCGGGTTGGCGGCCAGGTACGTGGCCCAGTTGGCGGGCTTGTCCGCGCCGTCCTTGCCGCTGGCGATCGAGGTGGTGACGAACTCCACCCCGGCGGTGCGCGAGCCGGGGTCCTTGAAGTCCTTCTTGATGTCGAAGGCGTAGTGGACGTGCACATCGCCGGTGAGCACGACGAGGTTGTCCACGCCCGCCGACTCCGCGCCCGCAAGGACCCGGTCGCGGGAGGCCGCGTAGCCGTCCCAGGCGTCCATGCTCAGCTGGTAGCCGGGGCCGGTGGCGTTGCGCCGCTCGGAGAAGGTGACCTGCTGCGGCAGGACGTTCCAGCGCGCGGAGGACTGCCGCCAGCCGTCGATCAGCCAGCGCTCCTGGGCGGCGCCGGTCAGGGTGCGCGCGGGGTCCAGGGACTCGGGGCCCGGGGCGTGCCAGCCGTCGCCGTAGGCCTGGTCGGAGCGGTACTGGCGGGTGTCGAGGATGTCGAACTGGGCGAGCTGCCCGTACTGGACGCGGCGGTAGAGCCGGGCGTCGGGACCGTCGGGCCGCTGCGGGCGGCGCAACGGCTGGTTCTCCCAGTACGCCCGGTAGGCGGCGGCCCGGCGGACGAGGAACGCGGCGGGCGGGAGGTCGTCCTCGCTGATGTCGGAGGCGTAGTTGTTCTCCACCTCGTGGTCGTCCCAGGTGACGATGAAGGGGTGCGCGGCGTGCGCGGCCTGCAGGTCCGGGTCGGACTTGTACAGGGCGTAGCGCAGGCGGTAGTCCTCCAGGGTGACCGTCTCCCGGTTGAAGACCGCGGGCAGCGTGCGGTCGGTGTAGTGGCGGACGCCGCCGGCCGCGTCGACCGGGTACTCGTAGAGGTAGTCGCCGAGGTGGAAGACGACGTCGAGGTCTTCCTCGGCCAGGTGCCGGTAGGCCGTGAAGTAGCCGTCGTGGTAGGCCTGGCAGGAGACCGCGGCGAGCTTCAGCTCGGAGAGCCGGGCGGCGCGGGCGGGCGCGGTGCGGGTGCGGCCGACCGGGCTGATCCAGTTGCCGGCGCGGAAGCGGTAGTAGTAGACGCGGTCGGGTGCGAGGCCGGTGGGCTCGATGTGCACGGAGTGGTGGAACTCCGGGTGCGCCTCGGCGCGGCCCTGGCCGGCCAGCCGCTGGAAGCGCTCGTCGTAGGCGACTTCCCAGCGGACGGTGACCCTGGCGTCCGGCATGCCGTTGTCCGGCTCGTACGGGCGCGGTGCGAGCCGGGTCCACAGCACCACGGAGCCGGGCTGCGGGTCGCCGGAGGCCACGCCGAGGGTGAAGGGGTTCTCGGCGATCTTCCGCGCGTCGGCCTCGGCGGCGAAGGCGCCGGCGCCCGGGAGGTTGGTCGTGAAGGCGAGCGCGGCGGCGGCTCCGGTGACGGTGAGAAAGCGGCGGCGGCCGACATGTGCGGCGGCTGCCCGGATCTCCTGCTCGTGCGGCGCGTGGTGCGTCATCTGGCCCTCCCCTGGCGGCGGTTGTCCCAGTGATTGCAGGGCCGCGGGACGGCGCGGCGCTGTCCCGTGCACGACGCAGGCATGACAGGTGGATGAGGACCGGTCCCGCAACGGACGCCGTCGGACAATCACGGCACCCTCGGTGGCAAGGCCCTGACGGCGGGCACCCCGGCACGGCCTGCCTCCCCGGCCCTGCCCGCCGCCCCGGCACCCGCCCCGGCCGCTCCCCCGGCATCCGGCACGGCCCCCGCCGACGACCATGACGCCCTGCTGCGCCGGCTGCGCGAAGTGGGCGAGTTGCGCCGGGACGGTGTCCTCACCGAGGAGGAGTTCACCGCCGCGAAGGCCGCGGTGCTGCAGCGCTTCCACACCACGGGCTGAGGCGCGGCGGCTGCCCGTCCGCCCGCCGTACGCCGTTTACGCTGCCGCCATGGCAGAGAACACAGAGCCGGCACGGACCACGGGGACGACGCCGAGGGCACGGGCCGGGCAGGTGGGCGGCACGGCGACCGCGGACCGGCCCACGCTGCCGGCACCGACCTCGCGGGGCGGACAGCGGACGCAGACGGCACCTACGCCACAGGAGGCACGGCAGGACGGGGCACCGCACCGGAAGGTGGCCGTGGTCACCGGCGCCGGGTCCGGCATCGGACGGGCGGTCGCCCATGCGCTGATCGCCGCCCACTGGACGGTGGTCCTGGCCGGGCGGCGCGCGCAGGCACTGGCGGAGACCTCCCGGCTGGCGGGCCCGCTGGACTCCGGCGGCCCCGCGGTGCTGACGGTGCCGACCGATGTCACCCGCCCCGATGAGGTCGACGCCCTCTTCGCCACCGTCCGCGAACGCTTCGGCCGGGTCGATCTGCTCTTCAACAACGCGGGCACGTTCGGCCGGGCGGCGGCGCTGGAGGATCTGGCCTACGACGACTGGCGCGCGGTCGTCGACGTCAACCTCACCGGCTCCTTCCTCTGCGCCCAGGCCGCGTTCCGCGCCATGAAGTCCCAGGAGCCGCAGGGCGGACGCATCATCAACAACGGTTCGGTCTCCGCGCACGTCCCGCGCCCGCACTCCGTCGCGTACACCGCCACCAAGCACGCGATGACCGGCCTGACCAAGTCGCTCTCCCTGGACGGCCGTCCGTACGGCATCGCCTGCGGCCAGATCGACATCGGCAATGCGGCGACCGAGATGACCGGCCGGATGCAGACCGGCATCCTGCAGGCGAACGGCCAACTGACGGTGGAGCCCGTGATGGACGCGGCGGATGTGGCCCGCACGGTGGTGCACATGGCGGAGCTGCCGCTGACGGCCAATGTGCAGTTCGCGACGGTGATGGCGACCAACATGCCCTACATCGGGCGGGGTTGAGGGATGGACAGAGGGTGGGGCCGGGGCGAGGAAGCGGAGGCTGAAGGCGGGCCGGGGCGCCGGCCTTGAGGGCGGCGCTCGCCGCCGGGGGCCGGTCCGCCGCACCGGCCCGGCGCGTCGAATCCCCGTACGACCCCTGCCCTCCTGTCGCTTCCGGTGGCACCCTTGCCTCGGATCCGCACCACTCATCTGCCGGGGCCGCCCGCGCGCGGCCCCGATCCCCCGCGGCCGTGCGCGCCCCGGCGCGCGCGGCCCCCGCAGAAGGAGTTACGCGTGAGACGAACCGTTCGCGGCATACCGGCAGTTCACGGCATACCCGCGCCACACCGTGTACGCAGGTCCCGGGCCGCCCTCGGCACCCTGACCGCTGCCGGTACGCTGCTCGCCCTGCTGCTCCCCACCGGCTCGGCCGCCGCCACCGGGCACAGCTCCCCCTCCCACCGCTCCCCCGCCCCGCATGCCGCCGCCTTCTGGACCGCGGAGCGGATGCGCAGCGCCGTTCCCCTGGACCTCACCGCACCCGCGAAGCACGCGCGCGCCATCACGGTCCCGCGCAGCGCCCCGCTGAAGGTGGCCCCCACGCTCCCACGGCTCCCGCAGGCCCCGAAGGCGCCCTCCATCGGCCCGCTGCTCCCCGGTACGCTCCCCCAGGCCGGCGGGCCCTGGACCGGCGGCGGCGCGGTCACCAAGACCACCGGCCGGGTGTTCTTCACCTACCAGGGCCGCACCGCAGCCTGTTCCGGTGACGCCGTGACCAGCGGCAACAAGAGCACCGTGCTCACCGCGGGGCACTGTGTGAAGCTGGGCGGCGTCTGGCACACCGACTGGATCTTCGTCCCCGGCTACCACGACGGCGAGGCGCCGTACGGCAAGTGGGCGGCGGCCAAGACGCTCTCCACCCCGCAGTGGACGGCCAACGAGGACATCAACTACGACGTCGGTGCCGCGGTGGTCGCCCCGCTCGACGGCAAGAAGCTCACCGATGTCGTCGGCGGCCAGGGCCTGTCCTTCAACTCCGGCTACAGCAAGGCGATGTACGCCTTCGGCTTCCCCGCGGCCGCCCCGTACGACGGCAGCAAGCTGATCTACTGCAGCGGCACCGCCTTCAAGGACCCGCTGTTCTCCGGTGACCACGGTCTGGCCTGCAACATGACCGGCGGCTCCAGCGGCGGCCCCTGGTTCACCGCCTTCGACGAGAAGACCGGCACCGGCCTGCAGTCCTCGGTGAACAGCTTCGGCTACCAGTTCTGGGCCAACACCATGTTCGGCCCGTACTTCGGCGACGACGCCAAGAACCTCTACACCACGGCCCAGTCCTCCTGATCTCCCACCCCGTGCCCCGGGGGCCGTACGGCCGGACCGCGTGCGGCCCCCTCACCCGCCGTCCTTTTCCGGAACGACCGGCAGCAGCAGGAAGGACGGATGCCTCCCCCCGCTGATCAGCGTCGTCCGGCCCGCGTAGACGTCCGAGCCCCGGTCCTCGGCATCGGTGTGCAGGAAGGTGCCGCTGCCCCGCATCGCGACCCCGGACGCCGACGGCCACGGCCCCTCCCCCGGAAGCTCGAAGTCCCGGCCCTGGACCGAGACGCCGAGGCGGTAGCCGGCCGGGACGACCACCGACGTCGGCCAGATCTCGACGTGCAGGTCGACCGGTTCGCCGGGGGTGAGCGGCTGCCGCTCGTCGAAGGTGTGCCAGGGCCGGTAGGGCTCGCTGCGCGCGCGGTCGAGCTTGCGGAGCGAGGCCCGCAGCCAGCCCAGTCCGATCGCCCCGTGCGGGTCCGTCGCGCCGACGAAGGTGACCTCGCGGCCGCCGGGGTCCTGCACCCGGAGGGTGAGGAACAGATCGGCGTCCGTGGTCGACGAGGCCACCCGCAGCGACGCGGAGGCGGGGCCGGTCAGCTCCAGTTCGTCCGTCAGGGGCTCGGTCCAGAACGTCAGGCCCTCGCCGAGCGCGTCGAACCCGGCACTCCGCTCGCCGGGGGCCGCCGCCGGCGCGAGCGCCAGACGGTCGAGATCGAGGTGGAACGCCGTCCACTGGGTGCGCGCCAACGGCCACTCCGCTTCCGGCCGTTGCGCGAAGCCGCCGTCGGCCCGCCGGATGTTGAGGAGGACCGGCGGCTGATCGTCCCAGCCGGTGTCGCGGCCCTGGAGGAAGTGTCCGAAGAACCGCTTCTGCAGGCCGACCCCGTAGTCCGTGTAGAACTCCACCCAGTGCTGCAGCCCATGCACTTCCAGCCACTTCCGGTCACTGGCGACCCTCTCGTATCCCTCGAAGCCGCCCCGTGTGTGCAGGTGATGCGCCCAGTTGACCGCGGCCAGCACCGGGACGGTGATCCGCGACAGGTCCGCGGTCCGCTCCCGGTAGTACGCGTCGAGCAGCGCATGATCGTGCACCGCGCCGACCGGGTCGGCCGCGTTCTTCGCCCGCTCCTCGTCGCTCAGCACCCCGGGGCCGGTGACCGGAACACCCGTGATCCGGTGCCAGGGACTGCCGCCCACCCCGTGCTGCACCGAGGCGACCTGCGCCGGGTACCACTGCTGCAGGAAGGTGTGCAGGATCCCGCCGTGATGGGTGAGTTCGCGGTAGAAGTCGGTGCCGCCCTCCCAGGGGCAGATGGCCGCGAGGTGCGGCGGCCGCAGCGCGGCGACCTGCCACTGGTTGACCGCGTAGTACGAGATGCCGAGCAGCCCCACCCTGCCGTTGCTCCAGGGCTGGGCGCCCGCCCACTCGATGCACTCGTAGTAGTCCCGCGTCTCGCGCGGCGAGAAGATGTCCAGGTAGCCCGGTGACCGGCCGGCACCGCGCGAGTCGACCCGGATCACCACGTACCCGTCGGGCACCCACTTCTCCGGATCGGCCGTCTCCCAGTTCTGGTAGCGGTTCGAGGACCCGGCGACGGCATCCGGGTGCTCGTCCGCCAGGGTGCGCCACATCGGCGCGAACCCCTCCTGGAAGGCGAGGCCCTTGGCGTACGGCCCATGACTCATGATCACGGGGTGGGTCGCACCGTCGTCCGGCAGGAACACATCGGCGCGGAGCTCGACCCCGTCGTCCATCGTGATCGGCGCATCCCAGTCGACGAGCATCACACCGTCCTCGGAGCAACCCCCCGAAGCACTGAGCACTGCCGCGGCGCCCACCGTCCGGGCGGACGGCCGGCACCGCTCCCGCCTCCCATTGTCCGCGGGGATCCGCGGGGGCGCCATGGCGTGCGGGGCGGGACGCAGGGCGGGCCAGGGGACGCCGGAGGGGCGCCACGAGGCAGGGCGCCGGCCGGGAGGGCAGGGACGGCCGCGGCCTGCGGGCGAGGGCGGCCGGGCCCGCCGGTTCACCCCGGCGCACCTCTCTGACCAGCAGGTATCCCGCTCCTGATGCGGCCCGGAAGCGCCGGGTTACGTGTCCTCACCAAGGGCAGGGAGCTGCACTACACTCTCGCCAGTCGAAATGGGTTGGACATGCAGCGAATTGCGGGGCGGTGCGGGCGTTCCGGCAGGCAAGGGGGCGCCCTCCGAGCCCCCGCGGGAAGGGTGGACCGTGTCCGGACCTGCCCCGTCTTTGGCCAAAGAAGGCCTTCCTCCGTCTCGTCCCGCCGGAAACATGCCGTGCGGTATCCCTCGGTAGCCCTACAGTCACTCTGGCTGAGACCGCACCGCCCCCGACCGTCCGACACCCGCCGAGCCCGACGTCTTCCCCCGCCCCGTACCGTCCCCTCTCCTCCCGTCCCCTCTTCCCCCCGAGCGCAGCAACAGCCGTAGGAGTATCCGTTCATGTGGTGGCCCCGCCGTCATGGTCCAGCGCAGCGAGCAGTGCTGCCGCAGCCCCCTCAGCACCGGCCTCCCAGCTCCCCGTGGACCTCGCTCCGAGAGCAGTCGGCGGTCTTCTTCGCCACCTGGTCCGTCACCCGTCTCGTCCACCGCGATCTCCGGCTGTCGGGTGTACGGGACATGCAGGGCCTCGTCGACGCGGTGGCCGTGCGGCGCAACAAGCCGATCACGATCACTGAAGTGCCGCTTCCTCAGCAGGTGTCCGGATTCTGCGCCCGCGGCAAGGACCGTGACTTCATCGTGGTCGATTCCACCGCGAACGAACTGACCCGCCTGCACGCCAGCCTCCACGAGCTGTTCCACCTGTGGGAGGAGCATCCGGCCGACGACGGCTCTGCCGACCAGCTCATGACCGAGGAAACCGTGCGGCAGCTCCTCCCCGGCCTGAAGACGGGCCCGGTGCTGCAGGTCCTGAACCGGTCGCACTACGACAGCGCCCATGAACGACGGGCCGAGGCGTTCGCCACCGTGATGCTTCAGCGCCACCTCGAACTGCGGCGCGATCAGCACACCAACGGCTTCCTCTCCTCGGCGCTCTCCCACCGGAGGTCCGGTGTCTGAGAGCACGTCGAACGTCGTCTACCTGGCCATCGCGCTCCTCGACTTCGTG
This portion of the Streptomyces sp. 2114.4 genome encodes:
- a CDS encoding serine protease, whose amino-acid sequence is MRRTVRGIPAVHGIPAPHRVRRSRAALGTLTAAGTLLALLLPTGSAAATGHSSPSHRSPAPHAAAFWTAERMRSAVPLDLTAPAKHARAITVPRSAPLKVAPTLPRLPQAPKAPSIGPLLPGTLPQAGGPWTGGGAVTKTTGRVFFTYQGRTAACSGDAVTSGNKSTVLTAGHCVKLGGVWHTDWIFVPGYHDGEAPYGKWAAAKTLSTPQWTANEDINYDVGAAVVAPLDGKKLTDVVGGQGLSFNSGYSKAMYAFGFPAAAPYDGSKLIYCSGTAFKDPLFSGDHGLACNMTGGSSGGPWFTAFDEKTGTGLQSSVNSFGYQFWANTMFGPYFGDDAKNLYTTAQSS
- a CDS encoding alkaline phosphatase encodes the protein MTHHAPHEQEIRAAAAHVGRRRFLTVTGAAAALAFTTNLPGAGAFAAEADARKIAENPFTLGVASGDPQPGSVVLWTRLAPRPYEPDNGMPDARVTVRWEVAYDERFQRLAGQGRAEAHPEFHHSVHIEPTGLAPDRVYYYRFRAGNWISPVGRTRTAPARAARLSELKLAAVSCQAYHDGYFTAYRHLAEEDLDVVFHLGDYLYEYPVDAAGGVRHYTDRTLPAVFNRETVTLEDYRLRYALYKSDPDLQAAHAAHPFIVTWDDHEVENNYASDISEDDLPPAAFLVRRAAAYRAYWENQPLRRPQRPDGPDARLYRRVQYGQLAQFDILDTRQYRSDQAYGDGWHAPGPESLDPARTLTGAAQERWLIDGWRQSSARWNVLPQQVTFSERRNATGPGYQLSMDAWDGYAASRDRVLAGAESAGVDNLVVLTGDVHVHYAFDIKKDFKDPGSRTAGVEFVTTSIASGKDGADKPANWATYLAANPHMKFYNGRRGYVTVTLGQDTARGDYRTVSAVTTPGAPVRTAASFVSEAGDPGLKPA
- a CDS encoding SDR family oxidoreductase is translated as MAENTEPARTTGTTPRARAGQVGGTATADRPTLPAPTSRGGQRTQTAPTPQEARQDGAPHRKVAVVTGAGSGIGRAVAHALIAAHWTVVLAGRRAQALAETSRLAGPLDSGGPAVLTVPTDVTRPDEVDALFATVRERFGRVDLLFNNAGTFGRAAALEDLAYDDWRAVVDVNLTGSFLCAQAAFRAMKSQEPQGGRIINNGSVSAHVPRPHSVAYTATKHAMTGLTKSLSLDGRPYGIACGQIDIGNAATEMTGRMQTGILQANGQLTVEPVMDAADVARTVVHMAELPLTANVQFATVMATNMPYIGRG
- a CDS encoding CocE/NonD family hydrolase; this translates as MLVDWDAPITMDDGVELRADVFLPDDGATHPVIMSHGPYAKGLAFQEGFAPMWRTLADEHPDAVAGSSNRYQNWETADPEKWVPDGYVVIRVDSRGAGRSPGYLDIFSPRETRDYYECIEWAGAQPWSNGRVGLLGISYYAVNQWQVAALRPPHLAAICPWEGGTDFYRELTHHGGILHTFLQQWYPAQVASVQHGVGGSPWHRITGVPVTGPGVLSDEERAKNAADPVGAVHDHALLDAYYRERTADLSRITVPVLAAVNWAHHLHTRGGFEGYERVASDRKWLEVHGLQHWVEFYTDYGVGLQKRFFGHFLQGRDTGWDDQPPVLLNIRRADGGFAQRPEAEWPLARTQWTAFHLDLDRLALAPAAAPGERSAGFDALGEGLTFWTEPLTDELELTGPASASLRVASSTTDADLFLTLRVQDPGGREVTFVGATDPHGAIGLGWLRASLRKLDRARSEPYRPWHTFDERQPLTPGEPVDLHVEIWPTSVVVPAGYRLGVSVQGRDFELPGEGPWPSASGVAMRGSGTFLHTDAEDRGSDVYAGRTTLISGGRHPSFLLLPVVPEKDGG
- a CDS encoding multidrug effflux MFS transporter is translated as MTEPGAADSADLPAIAERGAPAAPGAPVPLPASRRTGLLVTLVLGGLTAVPPLSMDMYLPALPQVTAALHSPAATVQLTLTTCLAGMALGQMIVGPMSDKWGRRRPLLAGMVVYILATALCAFAPTAELLIGCRLLQGLAGSAGIVIARAVVRDLYDGVAMARFFSTLMLISGAAPVVAPLIGGQILRITDWRGVFVVLTAVGIALTLLVWRRLDETLPPARRHPGGLGQALRTMRDLLADRAFSGYLLVGAFAFAALFAYISASPFVIQEIYGASPQTFSLLFGLNSVGLVCVGQFNGKVLVGRVSLDKVLGTGLAVIALAAAGLLVMSSGVLGRPGLVPVAAGLFVLMSAMGLVMPSTNTLALLRTPHAAGSASALLGTSTFLLGSVASPLVGIAGERTALPMALVQLSCAILALVSFLGMCRPWQRRGESNGSTAGERTRP